One genomic window of Desulfovibrio psychrotolerans includes the following:
- a CDS encoding HAD family hydrolase, which yields MFVTPHNLDEAYPLGIAGVIFDCDGVMFDTRQCNVEYYNRILERMDLPPMTTAQEDYVHVATVGASLEHIIPRSRWHEIPEARRSVDYVKEIMPHMRPEPGLFEFLQTLRALGIRMAVYTNRTNSMELVLDRWSISSFFHPVITAQKVRGKPHPEGAFRILEAWRTAPGEVAFIGDSHADQQAAAGAGIPFWAFRNEGLHAHRHVTDFWSVRRAFLQWKAQPNCL from the coding sequence GTGTTTGTTACTCCGCATAATCTTGACGAGGCGTACCCGCTGGGCATAGCCGGAGTCATTTTTGACTGCGACGGCGTGATGTTCGACACCCGCCAGTGCAATGTTGAATACTACAACCGCATTCTTGAGCGCATGGACCTGCCGCCCATGACAACGGCTCAGGAAGACTATGTGCACGTGGCTACGGTGGGGGCATCGCTTGAGCACATCATTCCCCGCAGCCGGTGGCATGAAATTCCGGAAGCGCGCCGGTCCGTGGACTATGTGAAGGAGATTATGCCGCACATGCGCCCGGAGCCGGGACTCTTTGAGTTTTTGCAGACGCTGCGGGCGCTGGGCATACGCATGGCGGTATACACCAACCGAACCAACTCCATGGAACTGGTGCTGGATAGGTGGAGTATTTCCTCGTTCTTTCATCCGGTTATCACGGCGCAGAAGGTGCGGGGCAAGCCGCATCCTGAAGGAGCTTTCAGGATTCTGGAAGCATGGCGCACGGCTCCCGGAGAGGTTGCCTTTATTGGTGACTCCCATGCAGACCAGCAGGCGGCAGCGGGAGCGGGCATACCTTTCTGGGCATTCCGCAACGAAGGGCTCCACGCGCACAGACATGTGACGGATTTCTGGAGTGTGCGGCGTGCGTTCCTGCAGTGGAAGGCGCAGCCGAACTGCCTGTAA
- a CDS encoding YggT family protein, with product MELIAGNFLMGIAGILDAILSLYFWIIIASAVLSWVNPDPYNPIVRIIRGLTEPAFYRVRKWLPFTYISGLDLSPVVLLLGIQFIKMFVVRSLYQFAGAM from the coding sequence ATGGAGTTGATAGCAGGAAATTTTCTTATGGGCATCGCCGGGATTCTGGACGCGATTCTGTCGCTGTATTTCTGGATCATCATAGCATCGGCGGTGCTCTCCTGGGTTAATCCGGACCCGTACAATCCCATTGTTCGCATTATCCGTGGCCTTACGGAACCGGCTTTCTACAGAGTGAGAAAGTGGTTGCCTTTTACCTATATCAGCGGGCTGGATCTTTCGCCCGTGGTGCTGCTGCTCGGCATCCAGTTCATCAAGATGTTTGTTGTGCGCTCGCTGTACCAGTTTGCGGGAGCCATGTAA
- a CDS encoding DivIVA domain-containing protein has product MSVSRIDILNMKFPRSVGGYNAQQVDRYLLEIADTLGRLSEERAGLEARVAEMEERLRDYRERESALRDTMLTAQRVTDELKATAQREAQLILDAAYAKAENLMNQGHQRLAKVHEEINSFKKVRAQFEMKVQSVIDSHQHLLDLSRREEEQAGAAEKKVAYLKTNNS; this is encoded by the coding sequence ATGTCTGTCAGCCGCATTGATATCCTGAACATGAAGTTTCCCCGTTCCGTGGGTGGGTATAATGCCCAGCAGGTGGACCGCTACCTGCTGGAGATTGCCGACACGCTTGGCCGCCTGAGCGAGGAGAGGGCCGGACTTGAGGCTCGTGTGGCCGAGATGGAGGAGCGCCTGCGGGATTACAGGGAGCGGGAAAGCGCCCTGCGGGATACCATGCTCACGGCGCAGCGGGTGACGGACGAGCTTAAGGCCACGGCGCAGCGCGAGGCGCAGCTTATTCTGGATGCAGCCTACGCCAAGGCGGAGAACCTGATGAATCAGGGGCATCAGCGCCTTGCGAAGGTTCATGAGGAGATAAATTCCTTTAAGAAGGTTCGCGCTCAGTTTGAGATGAAGGTGCAGTCGGTTATTGACTCGCACCAGCATCTTCTGGACCTGAGCCGCCGGGAAGAGGAACAGGCGGGCGCAGCCGAGAAGAAGGTGGCCTACCTGAAGACGAACAATAGTTGA
- a CDS encoding DUF167 domain-containing protein, which translates to MHVPEYVLPEPDGGFSLLVWVQPGAKRNEVVGVHQGRLKIRLNAPAVDNKANRALLDFVAKLLTVRPSRLELVAGQTSRQKRIRIQSAEEPVWSSLCMGGAE; encoded by the coding sequence ATGCATGTGCCGGAGTATGTGCTCCCGGAGCCTGACGGCGGCTTTTCGCTGCTGGTGTGGGTGCAGCCGGGAGCGAAAAGGAACGAGGTGGTCGGCGTGCATCAGGGCCGTTTGAAGATTCGTCTCAACGCGCCTGCGGTGGACAACAAGGCCAACAGGGCGCTCCTTGATTTTGTTGCGAAACTTCTGACTGTGAGGCCGAGCCGCCTGGAACTGGTGGCGGGCCAGACAAGCCGTCAGAAGAGGATTCGTATACAGTCAGCAGAAGAACCCGTGTGGAGTTCGCTGTGCATGGGCGGTGCTGAATAA
- a CDS encoding DUF465 domain-containing protein yields MEARDIELLEKFLPQDVELKTLWDEHIIYKKQLEKLENKSFRTPAEELTLKEIKKLKLDGKTRLHMLLEKYRNAEA; encoded by the coding sequence ATGGAAGCAAGAGACATCGAATTGCTTGAAAAGTTTCTTCCGCAAGATGTTGAACTGAAAACCCTTTGGGATGAGCACATCATCTACAAGAAACAGCTTGAAAAACTGGAGAACAAATCCTTCCGTACGCCTGCCGAGGAACTGACCCTGAAGGAAATAAAAAAGCTTAAGCTGGACGGGAAAACCCGTCTTCATATGCTGCTTGAAAAATACCGCAATGCGGAGGCATAA
- the ilvB gene encoding biosynthetic-type acetolactate synthase large subunit: MEMTGARILLECLKKEGVDVLFGYPGGAVIDIYDELPRHENIRHVLVRHEQGAVHAADGYARASGKVGVCLVTSGPGATNTVTGIATAYCDSIPLVVLTGQVPTPLIGNDAFQEVDIVGITRPCTKHNYLVKDVNKLASTIKEAFYLARSGRPGPVLVDIPKDVQNRLCEFSYPEDIKMRSYNPTYKPNLNQLRRAAEHILLARKPLMFVGGGVITSNASAELGEMARSLRMPVVGSLMGLGAFPCDDPLWLGMLGMHGTYAANKAVSNADVIIAAGARFDDRVTGKLSSFAPGAKIIHIDIDPTSIRKNVEVHVPVVGDCKQALAGIQEIVNARFAEKDWAGVHAEWIAQVDEWRATQPLTYIKNGTLKPQKVVETIFELTGGEAIITTEVGQNQMWTAQFYKFRKPRTLLTSGGLGTMGYGLPAAIGAQMAFPDKLVIDIAGDGSIQMNSQELMTAVCNNLPVKIVILNNGYLGMVRQWQELFYKRNYCNTCMDAQPDFVKLAEAYGALGFRVTEEAQLVPVLQQAFAAPNTCIIDVQVAREENVYPMVPAGASLEEMLLV; the protein is encoded by the coding sequence ATGGAAATGACTGGGGCCAGAATCCTGTTGGAATGCCTCAAGAAGGAAGGGGTTGATGTTCTTTTCGGCTACCCGGGTGGTGCCGTTATTGACATCTATGACGAGCTTCCGAGGCATGAGAACATAAGGCATGTGCTTGTGCGCCACGAACAGGGCGCGGTGCATGCGGCGGACGGATACGCGCGTGCTTCCGGCAAGGTGGGGGTGTGTCTTGTCACCTCCGGACCGGGTGCCACGAACACCGTGACCGGCATTGCCACGGCATATTGCGATTCCATTCCGCTGGTGGTTCTGACAGGACAGGTACCCACGCCGCTCATCGGCAACGATGCGTTTCAGGAGGTGGACATTGTCGGCATCACCAGACCGTGCACCAAGCACAACTATCTGGTGAAGGATGTGAACAAACTGGCTTCCACCATAAAGGAAGCCTTTTATCTTGCGCGCTCGGGGCGTCCCGGTCCCGTGCTTGTGGATATTCCCAAGGATGTTCAGAACAGGCTGTGCGAGTTCAGTTATCCTGAAGACATAAAGATGCGCAGCTATAACCCCACATACAAGCCCAACCTGAACCAGTTGCGGCGTGCTGCCGAGCATATTCTGCTTGCCCGCAAGCCGCTCATGTTTGTGGGGGGCGGGGTTATTACCTCCAACGCCAGCGCGGAACTGGGTGAAATGGCCCGGTCACTGCGCATGCCGGTGGTTGGCAGCCTTATGGGGCTTGGGGCTTTTCCCTGTGACGACCCCCTGTGGCTGGGCATGCTGGGAATGCATGGCACGTATGCGGCGAACAAGGCTGTGAGCAACGCCGATGTGATTATCGCCGCCGGTGCGCGGTTTGACGACCGGGTGACGGGCAAGCTCTCTTCCTTTGCGCCGGGAGCGAAGATCATCCATATAGACATTGACCCCACCTCTATCCGCAAGAATGTGGAAGTGCATGTGCCTGTGGTGGGCGACTGTAAGCAGGCCCTTGCCGGTATTCAGGAAATTGTGAATGCCCGGTTTGCGGAAAAGGACTGGGCCGGTGTTCATGCGGAGTGGATTGCCCAGGTGGATGAGTGGCGTGCCACACAGCCGCTTACCTACATCAAGAACGGTACGCTTAAGCCGCAGAAGGTGGTGGAAACCATATTCGAGCTTACCGGGGGCGAGGCCATTATCACCACGGAAGTGGGGCAGAACCAGATGTGGACTGCCCAGTTTTATAAGTTCAGAAAGCCGAGGACGTTGCTTACCTCCGGCGGACTGGGGACCATGGGTTACGGACTGCCTGCGGCCATAGGGGCGCAGATGGCGTTTCCTGACAAGCTGGTGATAGACATTGCGGGAGACGGCTCCATACAGATGAACAGTCAGGAGCTGATGACCGCCGTGTGCAACAACCTGCCTGTGAAGATTGTTATCCTGAACAACGGGTATCTGGGCATGGTGCGCCAGTGGCAGGAGCTGTTCTATAAGCGGAACTACTGCAACACCTGCATGGATGCGCAGCCCGACTTTGTGAAGCTGGCGGAAGCCTATGGTGCGCTGGGGTTCAGGGTGACGGAAGAAGCGCAGCTTGTGCCCGTGTTGCAGCAGGCCTTTGCCGCGCCCAATACCTGCATAATTGACGTGCAGGTGGCGCGCGAGGAAAATGTGTACCCCATGGTGCCTGCCGGTGCCTCCCTTGAAGAAATGCTGCTGGTGTAG
- the ilvN gene encoding acetolactate synthase small subunit — protein sequence MRHVLSVLVENEPGVLSRVAGLFSGRGFNVDSLNVAPTLEQGVSLMTITTTGDDQIVEQIVKQLRKLVTVIKVVDFQDLAAVEREMALMKVYAEDSRRAEILRIADIFRCKVVDVSMNELTIEATGDHGKIEAIIALLSRFGIKEIARTGTVAMRRSMQPES from the coding sequence ATGCGTCACGTGTTATCTGTGCTTGTAGAGAATGAACCGGGGGTGCTCTCGCGGGTGGCGGGGCTTTTCAGTGGACGCGGATTTAACGTGGATTCCCTGAATGTTGCGCCTACCCTTGAGCAGGGGGTATCCCTTATGACCATAACCACCACCGGGGATGATCAGATTGTGGAGCAGATTGTGAAACAGCTCCGCAAACTGGTGACGGTGATTAAAGTTGTTGACTTTCAGGACCTGGCTGCCGTAGAGCGAGAAATGGCACTTATGAAGGTCTATGCGGAAGACAGCCGCAGGGCGGAGATACTGCGCATTGCCGACATATTCCGATGCAAGGTGGTGGATGTGAGCATGAACGAACTGACCATAGAAGCCACGGGCGACCATGGAAAGATTGAAGCGATCATCGCGCTACTATCGCGTTTCGGCATAAAGGAAATTGCACGGACCGGCACCGTGGCTATGCGCCGTTCCATGCAACCCGAGAGTTAG
- the ilvC gene encoding ketol-acid reductoisomerase encodes MKVYYEQDANLEVLKDKTVAIIGYGSQGHAHAQNLRDSGVNVIVGQRPGGANYELAKEHGFAPMSAADAAAKADLIMILLPDQSQAAVYENDVKPHLNAGKSLVFAHGFNIHFNQIVPPKDVDVFMVAPKGPGHLVRRTYTEGGGVPCLFAIHQDATGKAREKALAYAKGVGGARSGVIETTFSEETETDLFGEQAVLCGGISALIKAGFETLVEAGYQPEVAYFECLHETKLIVDLLYEGGLAKMRHSISDTAEYGDYVTGSRIITEETKKEMKRVLEDIQYGRFAKDFILEAKANYPTFTARRRIEAAHPIEQVGKRLRDMMPWLKK; translated from the coding sequence ATGAAGGTTTATTATGAACAGGATGCAAACCTGGAAGTCTTGAAGGACAAGACCGTGGCCATTATCGGCTATGGCAGCCAGGGCCACGCCCATGCGCAGAACCTGCGTGATTCCGGCGTGAACGTCATTGTCGGTCAGCGCCCCGGTGGCGCGAACTATGAGCTTGCCAAGGAACACGGCTTTGCGCCCATGTCCGCGGCTGATGCCGCCGCCAAGGCCGACCTGATCATGATCCTACTCCCCGACCAGTCTCAGGCCGCCGTGTATGAGAATGACGTGAAGCCGCACCTGAACGCAGGCAAGTCGCTTGTGTTTGCGCATGGCTTCAACATCCACTTCAACCAGATTGTTCCCCCCAAGGATGTGGACGTGTTTATGGTCGCACCCAAGGGCCCGGGCCATCTCGTCCGCCGTACCTACACCGAAGGTGGCGGCGTTCCCTGTCTGTTTGCCATCCACCAAGATGCAACTGGCAAGGCACGGGAGAAGGCACTGGCCTATGCCAAGGGTGTGGGCGGCGCGCGTTCCGGCGTTATTGAAACCACGTTCTCGGAAGAGACCGAGACTGACCTCTTCGGCGAACAGGCAGTGCTGTGCGGCGGGATAAGCGCGCTTATCAAGGCCGGATTCGAGACGCTGGTGGAAGCAGGGTATCAGCCCGAAGTGGCTTACTTTGAGTGCCTGCACGAGACCAAGCTTATTGTGGACCTGCTGTATGAAGGCGGCCTTGCCAAGATGCGTCATTCCATATCCGACACCGCCGAGTACGGCGACTATGTGACGGGTTCCCGCATCATTACCGAGGAAACCAAGAAGGAAATGAAGCGCGTGCTGGAAGACATTCAGTACGGCCGTTTTGCCAAGGACTTTATCCTTGAAGCCAAGGCGAACTACCCCACCTTTACCGCCCGCCGTCGCATTGAAGCTGCTCATCCCATTGAGCAGGTAGGCAAGCGTCTGCGCGACATGATGCCCTGGCTTAAGAAGTAG
- a CDS encoding YegP family protein, with product MSKCVGTDHDTWELYKDSAGKWRWRRTASNGRIVGASTEGYVNKSECISNAQRNGCDCSFE from the coding sequence ATGAGCAAATGTGTTGGAACCGATCATGATACTTGGGAGTTGTATAAAGACAGCGCAGGAAAATGGAGATGGCGCAGAACGGCATCGAATGGGCGTATAGTGGGAGCATCCACAGAGGGATATGTCAATAAGTCCGAATGCATTAGCAATGCACAACGCAACGGTTGCGACTGCAGCTTTGAGTAA
- a CDS encoding dihydrolipoyl dehydrogenase family protein, translating into MSYDCIVIGAGPGGMRAAMQAAQAGLSTALVEKEDLGGTCLNWGCIPTKLFLGATAAGPMLHVQQKLKGAEGHLRFDLAAMQQRKDRFLKGSRTAVGKQLQALGVDVFSGTAAFRGPGTLAVTNAQGTTELAFAQCVVATGSMPAAFPGLEPDGDCVLHSSHVLTLTEAPESMIIVGAGAIGLEMGDFFSRLGTKITIVEGMDRLAPTEDADIADVLTKQLKREGWTIHTGRKVASLRTVNGTAVLTFEDGETLTAAKSLMAAGRKPASAGLQIEAAGGTTVGSGWIKTDGCLRASDTVYAIGDINGRTLLAHAADHQARYAVRHMCGKEQAEYASGPMPACIYGHTEVMRVGTTVAELKAAGKSVEVSVSQLIANPIAQSYGTTHGFVKVLWVEGKMAGIAAVGHGVSHLVAAATIMVAQQWTEKDVHSIIWAHPTLDEALEAAATGPRVVV; encoded by the coding sequence ATGAGCTACGATTGCATCGTCATAGGGGCGGGCCCCGGCGGCATGAGAGCCGCCATGCAGGCCGCACAGGCTGGCCTCAGCACCGCACTGGTAGAAAAGGAAGATCTGGGCGGCACCTGCCTGAACTGGGGGTGCATCCCCACCAAGCTCTTCCTCGGTGCGACGGCGGCAGGCCCCATGCTGCATGTCCAGCAGAAGCTGAAAGGGGCAGAAGGCCACCTGCGGTTCGATCTAGCCGCCATGCAGCAGCGCAAAGACCGCTTCCTCAAGGGCAGCCGCACAGCCGTAGGCAAGCAGTTGCAGGCGCTGGGCGTGGATGTGTTCAGCGGAACAGCCGCCTTCCGTGGCCCCGGCACCCTTGCGGTGACCAATGCGCAAGGCACAACCGAACTCGCATTCGCACAATGTGTCGTGGCCACAGGGTCCATGCCCGCAGCCTTCCCCGGTCTGGAGCCGGACGGCGACTGCGTGCTGCACTCCTCCCATGTGCTCACCCTGACCGAAGCCCCGGAATCCATGATCATCGTGGGCGCAGGTGCCATCGGGCTGGAAATGGGCGACTTCTTCAGCCGCCTCGGCACAAAGATAACCATCGTGGAAGGCATGGACCGCCTCGCTCCCACGGAAGATGCGGATATAGCAGATGTGCTGACCAAGCAGCTCAAGCGCGAAGGCTGGACAATCCACACAGGACGCAAGGTTGCCTCGCTCAGGACAGTGAACGGTACCGCCGTGCTGACCTTTGAAGATGGCGAAACCCTTACCGCTGCCAAGTCGCTCATGGCCGCAGGCCGCAAGCCCGCAAGCGCGGGTTTGCAGATAGAGGCTGCTGGCGGAACAACGGTCGGGTCCGGCTGGATCAAAACAGACGGCTGCCTCAGGGCGTCAGATACGGTATATGCCATCGGCGACATAAACGGCCGCACCCTGCTGGCCCATGCGGCGGACCATCAAGCCCGGTACGCGGTGCGGCATATGTGCGGCAAGGAGCAGGCGGAATATGCTTCCGGCCCCATGCCTGCCTGCATCTACGGGCATACAGAGGTCATGCGCGTAGGTACCACGGTGGCGGAACTGAAAGCGGCGGGCAAGTCCGTGGAGGTGTCTGTATCCCAGCTTATCGCCAATCCCATTGCGCAGTCATACGGCACCACGCATGGGTTTGTGAAAGTGCTGTGGGTAGAAGGCAAAATGGCGGGTATTGCCGCCGTGGGGCATGGTGTGTCGCATCTTGTGGCGGCTGCCACCATCATGGTTGCGCAGCAGTGGACAGAAAAAGATGTGCATTCCATTATCTGGGCGCATCCCACGTTGGATGAAGCGCTGGAGGCAGCGGCTACAGGGCCAAGGGTTGTCGTGTAA
- the gcvPB gene encoding aminomethyl-transferring glycine dehydrogenase subunit GcvPB, giving the protein MKTVFAQSVPGRSACLPPMPEERAESFIPKNLLRARKPALPEMSELDVVRHFSRLSRLNYGVDSNFYPLGSCTMKYNPKFTEHVAALPGFASLHPLLPQIKSAGLYTQGALEVMYEAERLLCEITGMHAFTLHPMAGAHGELTGAMLIAAYHKDKGNKKTKVICPDSAHGTNPASAALAGYEVVNIDSKDGMLDPAALEAVLDDEVAALMMTCPNTLGLFEKHLPQIVEKLRKVDALLYYDGANLNAIMGKMRVGDVGFDVVHLNLHKTFATPHGGGGPGAGPVGVSERLEPYLPISRVDKLRDGRFYLNYDYPKSIGFMAPFYGNFGVVLKAYAYILRLGGEGLRRVSEYAVLNANYLRKRLEEHMHIPYNRICMHEFVASACDQQAACGVRALDIAKALLDKGYHAPTIYFPLIVKECMMYEPTETESKETLDAFVDDLIEILETAKRDPVELQQAPVKTPVRRLDETKAARAMILIDPA; this is encoded by the coding sequence ATGAAGACCGTCTTCGCGCAATCCGTTCCCGGACGCTCCGCCTGCCTGCCGCCCATGCCGGAAGAGCGTGCGGAAAGCTTTATCCCCAAAAACCTGCTCCGCGCCCGCAAACCCGCCCTGCCGGAAATGAGCGAGCTGGATGTGGTGCGCCATTTTTCGCGCCTCAGCCGCCTGAACTACGGCGTAGATTCAAACTTCTACCCGCTCGGCTCCTGCACCATGAAATACAACCCCAAATTCACGGAGCATGTGGCCGCGCTGCCGGGTTTCGCCTCGCTGCATCCTCTGCTTCCGCAGATAAAAAGTGCCGGTCTGTACACGCAGGGCGCGCTTGAGGTCATGTACGAAGCCGAACGCCTGCTGTGCGAAATCACAGGCATGCACGCCTTCACGCTACACCCCATGGCCGGGGCGCACGGCGAACTTACGGGTGCCATGCTCATCGCGGCCTATCACAAGGACAAGGGCAACAAGAAGACCAAGGTCATCTGCCCGGACTCCGCCCACGGCACCAACCCCGCCTCCGCGGCCCTTGCCGGGTACGAAGTCGTGAATATCGACTCCAAAGACGGCATGCTGGACCCCGCCGCGCTGGAAGCCGTGCTCGATGACGAAGTAGCCGCGCTGATGATGACCTGCCCCAACACGCTCGGCCTGTTCGAAAAGCACCTGCCACAAATCGTGGAAAAGCTGCGCAAGGTAGATGCCCTGCTCTATTATGACGGTGCCAACCTCAACGCCATCATGGGCAAAATGCGCGTGGGCGATGTGGGCTTCGATGTGGTGCACCTCAACCTGCACAAAACCTTCGCCACCCCGCACGGCGGCGGCGGTCCCGGTGCCGGTCCCGTGGGCGTGTCCGAACGTCTGGAACCCTACCTGCCCATCTCCCGCGTAGACAAGCTGCGCGACGGTCGCTTCTACCTGAACTACGACTACCCCAAGTCCATCGGCTTCATGGCCCCCTTCTACGGTAACTTCGGCGTGGTGCTCAAGGCATACGCCTACATCCTGCGTCTCGGCGGCGAAGGCTTGCGGCGCGTGTCCGAATATGCGGTGCTCAATGCAAACTACCTGCGCAAACGGCTGGAAGAGCACATGCACATTCCCTACAACCGCATCTGCATGCACGAATTCGTGGCCTCCGCCTGCGACCAACAGGCCGCCTGCGGCGTACGCGCGCTGGATATCGCCAAAGCGCTGCTGGATAAGGGCTACCATGCGCCCACCATCTATTTCCCGCTCATCGTCAAGGAATGCATGATGTATGAGCCCACGGAAACAGAGAGCAAGGAAACGCTGGATGCCTTTGTAGACGACCTCATAGAGATTCTGGAAACCGCCAAGCGCGATCCCGTGGAACTGCAGCAGGCACCGGTAAAGACCCCCGTGCGCCGGCTGGACGAAACCAAGGCCGCCCGCGCGATGATCCTCATCGACCCGGCCTAG
- the gcvPA gene encoding aminomethyl-transferring glycine dehydrogenase subunit GcvPA — protein MPFVPHTPDDLKTMLDVIGVRTMEDLFADIPAAMRPKSFDLPEGVSEMEVCSHLESLAAKNRTDLVSFLGAGFYDHHIPKAIEGLISRGEFYTAYTPYQPESSQGTLQAIFEFQTAVCRLTDMDASNASVYDGGSAIFEAMMMAVRATKRSKLVICEAVSPIYRTMLASYTSNLNLAFVTVPHVDGMTDIEALKSAIDEDCAAVVVQNPNFFGNMSDFTDLFAHAHAKKALGIVSVYPVMQSVLKTPGEMGADIAVAEGQSLGQPLSFGGPYLGMMACTEKLIRQMPGRIVGRTEDVDGKEGYVLTLQAREQHIRRAKATSNICSNQALCALRALMHLCLLGPEGLIRTAELSMERAHYLADRLTAIPGVSLLNDAPFGNEVAVRLPISAFEAVDKLVERGYVAGFPLGRYYKDMDNVLLMACTEKHTFEQVGILAEMLGGIL, from the coding sequence ATGCCTTTCGTTCCGCACACACCGGATGACCTCAAAACCATGCTCGACGTCATCGGCGTCAGAACCATGGAAGACCTGTTCGCAGACATCCCCGCCGCCATGCGCCCCAAAAGTTTCGACCTGCCGGAAGGCGTCAGCGAAATGGAAGTCTGCTCCCATCTGGAATCCCTCGCCGCCAAAAACCGCACAGACCTCGTCAGCTTTCTCGGTGCCGGGTTTTATGACCACCACATCCCCAAAGCCATAGAAGGCCTCATCTCGCGCGGCGAATTTTACACAGCCTACACGCCCTACCAGCCGGAATCCTCCCAAGGCACCTTGCAGGCGATTTTCGAATTTCAGACGGCGGTATGCCGCCTCACAGACATGGATGCCTCCAACGCCTCGGTATACGACGGCGGCTCCGCCATATTCGAAGCCATGATGATGGCCGTTCGCGCCACCAAGCGCAGCAAGCTCGTCATCTGTGAAGCGGTAAGCCCCATCTACCGCACCATGCTCGCCTCCTATACGTCCAACCTCAACCTCGCCTTTGTCACCGTCCCCCATGTGGACGGCATGACAGACATAGAGGCCCTCAAATCCGCCATAGACGAAGACTGCGCCGCCGTTGTGGTGCAAAACCCCAACTTCTTCGGCAACATGAGCGACTTTACAGACCTCTTCGCCCATGCCCATGCCAAAAAGGCGCTGGGCATCGTTTCCGTCTACCCGGTCATGCAGTCGGTGCTCAAAACCCCCGGAGAAATGGGAGCCGACATCGCCGTGGCAGAAGGCCAGAGCCTCGGTCAGCCGCTGTCCTTCGGCGGTCCTTACCTCGGCATGATGGCCTGCACGGAAAAGCTCATCCGCCAGATGCCGGGCCGCATCGTGGGCCGCACGGAAGACGTGGACGGCAAGGAAGGCTACGTGCTCACCCTGCAGGCCCGCGAGCAGCACATACGCCGCGCCAAGGCCACGTCCAACATCTGCTCAAACCAGGCCCTGTGCGCCCTGCGCGCCCTCATGCACCTGTGCCTGCTCGGGCCGGAAGGCCTCATCCGCACGGCGGAACTCTCCATGGAGCGCGCCCACTACCTTGCAGACCGCCTCACTGCCATTCCCGGCGTCTCGCTCCTGAACGACGCCCCCTTCGGCAACGAGGTGGCCGTGCGCCTGCCCATCAGCGCCTTTGAGGCCGTGGACAAGCTTGTGGAGCGCGGTTACGTGGCAGGCTTCCCCCTCGGCAGGTACTACAAAGACATGGACAACGTCCTGCTCATGGCCTGCACAGAGAAGCACACCTTTGAACAGGTCGGCATTCTGGCCGAAATGCTGGGAGGAATACTGTAA
- the gcvH gene encoding glycine cleavage system protein GcvH has product MKTPDNLLYNKTHEWADIDGDIAVVGITDFAQELLGDITFVELPGVGDTVAAGAEMGSIESVKAASELYAPVSGEVIAVNSALEDSPEKVNESPYEEGWLIKVRISSEPGNLLSATEYAELAASEEH; this is encoded by the coding sequence ATGAAAACCCCTGACAATCTTTTGTACAACAAAACCCACGAATGGGCCGACATCGATGGAGACATAGCCGTCGTCGGCATCACCGACTTCGCACAGGAACTGCTGGGCGACATCACCTTCGTGGAACTCCCCGGCGTGGGCGATACCGTAGCCGCCGGTGCCGAAATGGGGTCCATTGAATCCGTCAAAGCCGCCAGCGAGCTTTACGCTCCCGTCAGCGGCGAGGTCATCGCCGTAAACTCCGCGCTGGAAGACTCCCCCGAAAAAGTAAACGAATCTCCCTACGAAGAAGGCTGGCTCATCAAGGTGCGCATTTCCTCCGAACCCGGCAACCTGCTCTCCGCCACGGAATACGCAGAACTCGCCGCCAGCGAGGAACATTAA
- a CDS encoding response regulator → MKFLIVDDDFDSRRLVQKILHPYGYVDVAADGEEGVEAFRTALKDGEPYDVITLDIMMPNMDGQDTLREIREIEKEVGVPAEKAAKVIMISGLDDSKEVHDAFFLGHAISYMVKPIRKQTLLDEIQSMGVTLEKSAE, encoded by the coding sequence ATGAAGTTTCTGATCGTGGATGATGACTTTGACAGCCGCAGACTCGTGCAGAAGATATTGCACCCGTATGGGTATGTTGATGTGGCAGCAGACGGTGAGGAAGGCGTAGAGGCGTTCCGCACCGCCCTCAAGGATGGCGAACCGTACGATGTCATCACGCTGGACATCATGATGCCCAACATGGACGGGCAGGACACCCTGCGCGAGATCCGTGAAATAGAAAAGGAAGTGGGCGTCCCTGCGGAAAAAGCCGCCAAGGTCATCATGATTTCCGGCCTTGACGACTCCAAGGAAGTGCACGACGCATTCTTCCTCGGGCACGCCATAAGCTACATGGTTAAACCCATCCGAAAGCAGACGCTGCTGGACGAAATCCAGTCGATGGGTGTCACCTTGGAAAAATCCGCCGAGTAG